Below is a genomic region from Hylemonella gracilis.
ATGGCAAGGATCTGACCGAGAACAGGGACCCGACGGGAAAACAGCTGTTCGTGGAGTTTGTCCAAATCGTCAAGGCCCATGGATCAGGTTTTGTCTTTTACATGTGGCCGAAGCCCGGCAGCGACAAACCGGCACAGAAGGTCTCCTACGTCAAAGGTTTCGCTCCATGGGGTTGGGTTGTCGGCTCGGGTGTTTATGTTGACAACGTGGACGCGGTGGTCATGAATCGCGCGATCAGCATGGGCATCGGCACCCTGCTGCTGGGTGCGGCCTTGCTGGGAAGCGGCTTGCTGATTGCGCGCAGTCTGCTGCGCCAACTCGGTGGAGAGCCAGCCTACGCAGCTGCGGTGATGCAAGGCATTTCCGCTGGCGATCTCAGCATCGACATCAAACTCAAGAAAAACGATCAATCCAGCCTGCTGTATGCCCTCAAAGCCATGCGTGACAGCATGGCCGGCATCGTCGGGCGCGTGCGCCAGAGCAGCGAGTCGGTCTCTTCGGCCAGCGCCGAAATTGCCCAAGGCAATCAGGACCTTTCCGCCCGCACGGAGAATCAGGCCAGCGCACTGGAAGAAACCGCTGCCAGCATGGAAGAGTTGTCTTCCACCGTCAAACAGAACGCCGACAATGCCCGTCAAGCCAACCAGCTCGCCCAGAGCGCGAGCACCGTGGCCGTGCAAGGGGGTGAAGTGGTGACCCAGGTTGTGAGCACCATGAAGGGCATCAGCGACAGCTCGAGGAAGATCGCCGACATCATCGGCGTGATCGACGGCATCGCCTTCCAGACCAACATCCTGGCACTGAACGCGGCGGTGGAGGCCGCACGTGCAGGTGAACAGGGCCGAGGCTTCGCCGTGGTAGCCGGCGAGGTGCGCAACCTGGCCAGTCGCAGCGCGGAAGCAGCCAAGGAGATCAAGACTTTGATCACCGACAGTGTCAACCGGGTGGAGCAGGGCAGCGCACTGGCCGATCAGGCCGGTAGCACCATGCACAACGTTGTCAGCAGCATCCGCCGGGTGACCGACATCATGGGAGAGATCAGCGCGGCCAGCGTCGAACAAAGCACGGGTGTGTCTCAAGTGGGCGAAGCCGTGACGCAGATGGACCAAGCCACGCAGCAGAACGCGGCACTGGTGGAAGAGATGGCCGCGGCGGCCAGCAGCCTCAAGAGCCAGGCCCAGGAACTGGTACAGGCCGTGGCCGTGTTCAAGCTCAACAACAAAAACAGCAATGCCGTGGCGCTCGCCCCGATGGCCATGCGTGCAAACGCTGCCGCCCTACCTCATCAGAATGCGGTACGTCACTCGCCTGAACACGCAAACAATATGGCGCACCGATCGCCCCAGACGGCCTCTTCGCACTCGAAGCCCGCCCGATTTGCAAAGATGGGCGCTGACGACGATTGGGGCGTGTTCTGAAACCTGCAGCCCTGTCGCAGGAGCGGGCCCCGCCGGGGACTCAGGTCTCGCGCCAATAGTCCGGCACGAACAAGAACACGCAGCAAGCGACCACGGCGTTGGCCAAGCCGATGCAGAGGAACACTTCCGGAATCGTCGCTCCCGCGTCCAGCAAGGCCCCGGCCAACAGGGCGCTGACGACCATGTAGAGCGCATTCAGAATGTTGTTGGCCGCGATCACGCGCGCACGGTGCGTGGGCGGGCTGCGGCGCTGGATCAGCACGTACATGGGCACGCTGTAGAGCCCGACGAAGAGACTGAGCAACAGCAGGTCGGCCATCACGCGCCAGTGCGGTGGCCGGGCCGCGAAGGTGGCCAGGTTCATCAGATCCACCGGCGGCAGGCCACGCGAGGCGAAGTACAGATCGACCGCGAACACGCTCATGCCCACGGCGCCCAGCGGCGCCAGGAAGCGGCGGACCACGCCGGCGCGCTGTTCCAACACTTCGCACAACAGGGCTCCTACGCCGATGCCGATCGAGAACAGCACCAGCAGAAGGGAAGCCACCTGCTCGTCGCCGCGCAGCACTTCCTTGGCATAGGCGGGAAATAGCGACAGAAAGACTGCGCCGAAGAACCACATCCAGCTGATGCCCAGCAGGGAATGGAAGACCTTGGCGTCGCGCCGCGCCAGTTGGAGGTTGCGCCAGGTTTCGCTGAAGGGATTCCAGTTGATGCGCAAGCCCGGGTCAGTGGCCGGCAGCAGAGGCACGCGTGCCGCGGCCAGCCGGCCCAGCACGGCCACCGCCAGACAGGCCAGCGCCGCGGCCTGCGCGCCCGTCACCGGGCTGGAAGTGGGCAGTGACATCAGCAGGCCACCCGCCATATTGCCC
It encodes:
- a CDS encoding methyl-accepting chemotaxis protein, which gives rise to MFNLNSMSISKRLGALIASALLGICAMAIVFLISEKKLVMEERQAGVRQTVEVSYDLIVHFHDLVSKGKLSEDEGKQRALEAIKALRYSGAEYFWINDMHPTMVMHPIRPELDGKDLTENRDPTGKQLFVEFVQIVKAHGSGFVFYMWPKPGSDKPAQKVSYVKGFAPWGWVVGSGVYVDNVDAVVMNRAISMGIGTLLLGAALLGSGLLIARSLLRQLGGEPAYAAAVMQGISAGDLSIDIKLKKNDQSSLLYALKAMRDSMAGIVGRVRQSSESVSSASAEIAQGNQDLSARTENQASALEETAASMEELSSTVKQNADNARQANQLAQSASTVAVQGGEVVTQVVSTMKGISDSSRKIADIIGVIDGIAFQTNILALNAAVEAARAGEQGRGFAVVAGEVRNLASRSAEAAKEIKTLITDSVNRVEQGSALADQAGSTMHNVVSSIRRVTDIMGEISAASVEQSTGVSQVGEAVTQMDQATQQNAALVEEMAAAASSLKSQAQELVQAVAVFKLNNKNSNAVALAPMAMRANAAALPHQNAVRHSPEHANNMAHRSPQTASSHSKPARFAKMGADDDWGVF